From one Enterobacter kobei genomic stretch:
- a CDS encoding YifB family Mg chelatase-like AAA ATPase — protein sequence MSLSVIYTRAALGVTAPLITVEVHLSNGLPGLTMVGLPETTVKEARDRVRSAIINSGYQYPARKITINLAPADLPKEGGRYDLPIAIALLAASEQLTTAMLSQYEFVGELALTGALRAVPGAISAAMEAIKAGRKIIVAADNADEVSLLGSPDCLIASHLLEVCAFLEGKNTLHHPEQTYADDTPNDSDLSDVIGQDQGKRALEVTAAGGHNLLLVGPPGTGKTMLASRLSGILPPLNNHEALESAAILSLVNAAILKKHWRRRPFRSPHHSASLTAMVGGGTIPAPGEISLAHNGILFLDELPEFERRVLDALREPVESGQIHISRTRAKVTYPASFQLIAAMNPSPTGHYQGNHNRSTPEQTLRYLGKLSGPFLDRFDLSLEIPLPPPGVLSQSSGQGECSESVRARVVRARERQYVRQQKLNSRLESSEMREYCQLSAEDAHWLEETLTRLGLSVRAWQRLLKVARTIADLEEQDAIHRRHLQEALSYRAIDRLLIHLQKMLG from the coding sequence ATGTCATTGTCGGTTATCTACACACGTGCAGCATTAGGGGTTACGGCACCGCTGATTACCGTCGAAGTCCATCTCAGTAATGGGCTTCCCGGCCTGACGATGGTGGGCTTGCCGGAAACTACGGTGAAAGAGGCGCGCGATCGGGTGCGCAGCGCAATCATAAACAGCGGTTATCAGTATCCGGCGCGAAAAATCACTATCAATCTTGCCCCCGCCGACCTGCCAAAAGAAGGCGGGCGATATGATTTACCTATCGCTATCGCGCTCCTGGCCGCCTCTGAGCAGCTTACGACCGCTATGTTGAGTCAGTATGAGTTTGTAGGAGAACTGGCGCTTACAGGTGCATTGCGCGCCGTTCCCGGCGCAATCTCCGCCGCGATGGAGGCGATCAAAGCCGGAAGAAAGATTATTGTCGCCGCTGATAATGCAGACGAAGTCAGTTTACTCGGCTCGCCAGATTGCCTGATCGCCAGCCATTTACTGGAGGTTTGTGCTTTTCTGGAGGGGAAAAATACCCTGCATCACCCTGAGCAGACTTATGCGGACGATACTCCAAACGACAGCGATCTCAGCGACGTTATCGGCCAGGATCAGGGTAAACGAGCTCTGGAGGTGACGGCAGCAGGCGGCCATAATTTGCTACTGGTTGGCCCGCCGGGCACCGGAAAAACGATGCTCGCCAGTCGTCTTAGCGGGATCCTGCCGCCGCTGAACAACCATGAAGCGCTGGAAAGCGCGGCCATCCTGAGCCTGGTGAACGCGGCGATCCTTAAAAAACACTGGCGGCGCAGACCTTTCCGTTCCCCCCATCACAGCGCGTCATTAACGGCGATGGTGGGCGGTGGGACGATCCCCGCGCCCGGTGAGATCTCGCTCGCGCATAACGGCATTCTGTTTCTCGATGAGTTACCGGAGTTTGAGCGTCGGGTGCTGGATGCATTGCGGGAGCCGGTTGAGTCGGGTCAGATCCATATTTCGCGGACGCGGGCCAAAGTAACCTATCCCGCGAGCTTTCAACTCATAGCTGCGATGAATCCCAGCCCGACCGGTCATTATCAGGGAAACCATAACCGTTCAACACCCGAACAGACGCTGCGCTATTTAGGCAAACTGTCCGGCCCGTTCCTCGATCGCTTTGATCTGTCGCTGGAGATCCCGCTGCCGCCGCCCGGCGTGCTGAGTCAGTCCAGCGGTCAGGGTGAGTGTAGCGAAAGCGTGCGGGCCAGAGTAGTCAGGGCGCGTGAACGTCAGTACGTACGGCAACAAAAGCTCAACAGCCGTCTGGAAAGCAGTGAAATGCGGGAATATTGTCAGTTGTCCGCCGAGGATGCGCACTGGCTCGAAGAGACACTTACGCGGCTTGGACTGTCGGTACGGGCATGGCAACGGCTATTAAAGGTGGCACGTACCATCGCGGATCTGGAGGAACAGGACGCCATCCACCGACGGCACTTGCAGGAGGCGTTGAGCTATCGCGCGATTGACCGGTTGCTGATCCATTTACAAAAGATGCTGGGGTAG
- a CDS encoding MaoP family protein, with protein sequence MAESFTTMNRFFDNKYYPRGFSRHGDFTIKEAQLLERHGYAFNELDLGKREPATEEEVQFVAVCRGQREPVTEAERVWSKYMTRIKRPKRFHTLSGGKPQVEGTEDYTETED encoded by the coding sequence ATGGCGGAAAGCTTTACGACGATGAATCGTTTTTTCGACAATAAATACTATCCACGTGGGTTCTCGCGTCATGGTGACTTCACCATCAAAGAGGCTCAGTTGCTGGAGCGCCACGGATACGCCTTCAATGAACTGGATCTCGGCAAGCGTGAGCCGGCAACTGAAGAAGAAGTGCAGTTTGTCGCCGTATGCCGTGGTCAGCGTGAGCCGGTAACGGAAGCAGAACGTGTCTGGAGTAAGTACATGACACGTATTAAGCGCCCTAAGCGTTTCCATACGCTCTCCGGCGGTAAACCGCAGGTGGAAGGTACGGAAGACTACACCGAAACTGAAGATTAA
- the hdfR gene encoding HTH-type transcriptional regulator HdfR — MEKAVDTELLKTFLEVSRTRHFGRAAEALYLTQSAVSFRIRQLENQLGVNLFTRHRNNIRLTPAGEKLLPYAETLMSTWQAARKDVAHTSRHNELSIGASASLWECMLNGWLGRLYQSQKNLQFEARIAQRQSLVKQLHERQLDLLITTEAPKMDEFSSQLLGHFTLALYCAAAGKAKASLNYLRLEWGPDFQQHEVGLIASDDIPLLTTSSAEIARQQLATLEGCTWLPVAWAENQADLHTVTDSLTLSRPLYAIWLQNSDKQSHIKDLLKISVME, encoded by the coding sequence GTGGAGAAAGCTGTGGATACGGAATTGTTAAAAACTTTCCTGGAAGTCAGCAGGACTCGCCACTTTGGTCGCGCTGCGGAAGCGCTGTACTTGACGCAATCGGCGGTCAGTTTTCGGATCCGTCAGTTAGAGAACCAGCTCGGCGTGAATCTTTTCACCCGGCATCGTAATAACATCCGGCTGACGCCTGCCGGAGAAAAGCTGTTGCCCTATGCCGAAACGCTGATGAGCACGTGGCAGGCTGCACGTAAAGACGTGGCGCATACCTCACGGCACAATGAGCTTTCTATCGGCGCCAGTGCGTCGTTATGGGAGTGTATGCTGAACGGCTGGCTAGGCCGCCTGTATCAGTCGCAGAAGAATTTACAGTTCGAAGCGCGCATTGCGCAGCGACAGTCGCTGGTGAAACAGTTACATGAAAGGCAACTGGATCTGCTTATCACCACCGAAGCGCCCAAAATGGATGAATTCAGCAGTCAGTTGCTGGGACATTTCACGCTCGCACTGTACTGTGCAGCCGCAGGTAAGGCGAAAGCCAGCCTGAATTATTTACGTCTGGAGTGGGGACCTGATTTTCAGCAGCATGAAGTGGGGCTTATTGCCAGCGATGATATTCCACTGCTTACCACCAGTTCCGCCGAGATCGCTCGTCAGCAACTGGCCACTCTGGAAGGATGCACCTGGTTACCGGTAGCCTGGGCAGAGAATCAGGCGGATCTGCATACAGTGACCGATAGCCTGACGCTTTCACGGCCGCTGTATGCCATCTGGTTACAGAACAGCGATAAACAGAGCCATATCAAAGATCTGCTTAAAATCAGCGTGATGGAGTAA